The DNA segment CGGCGCGGTTTCGTGCTGACCTTGCAGGCGCGGGAACAGCATATCAGGCGCGAGAAGGCCACTTCCAATATTTGTTCCAATCAGGCTTTGTGCGCCCTGTCGGCGGCGGTATATCTTAGCGCGGTCGGCAGGGCCGGGCTGCGGGATGTCGCCGAATTGTCGCTGCAAAAGGCGCACTATGCCTTGGAGCGCATAACGGGCGCAAACGGCGGCGAAAGGGTATTCAACGCGCCCTTTTTCAAGGAATTTGCCGTAAGGCTGCGCAAGGACGTCTCTTATGTCAACCGGCAGCTTCTGAAAGACAAGATAATCGGCGGGCTGGACCTTGGCCGTTATTATCCCGAACTGGAAAAATGTATGCTCATCTGCGTTACCGAAAACCGCGCCAAAGCGGAAATTGACCTTTTGGCCGAACGATTGGGGGGTTTAGGATGAAAAAGGCGAAAGAGCTGGTTTTTGAACTTAGCCGCCCCGGACGCCGGGCGCTTGACCTTCCCGCCTGCGACGTGCCGCGCCGTCCGATTGAATCTATGCTGCCGGAGGCTTTTTTGCGCAAGGAGCCCCCTGTCCTGCCTGAACTTAGCCAGCTTGACCTGGTGCGCCACTATACTAACTTGTCGCAGCGCAACTTCGGCCTGGACGCCGGTTTTTATCCGCTCGGCTCCTGCACGATGAAATACAATCCCAAAATAAACGAGGCCGTCTGCCGCCTGCCGGGGTTTGCCTTCGCCCATCCTTTGCAGGATGAAAAGCTCTCCCAGGGGGCGCTGGAAGTAATATACGCGGTGGAGAAATATCTTGCGGAGATAGCGGGCATGGACGCGGTGTCTTCCCAGCCGGCCGCCGGCGCGCACGGCGAATTGACTGGCATCAAGCTGATCAAGGCTTATCACCGCAGCCGCAGCGACAACCGCACGAAAGTAATAGTGCCGGATTCCGCCCATGGCACAAACCCGGCGACAGCCACTGTCTGCGGCCTGGAAACGGTGGAAATCAAATCCAATCCGGACGGCTCCATCGACCTGGCCGCGCTGAAAGCGGCGGCCGGCCGGGACACGGCCGCCCTTATGCTGACAAATCCCAGTACGCTCGGCCTTTTTGAAAGCCAAATCGTGGAAATAGCCAAAATCGTCCACGATGCAGGCGGGCTTTTGTACTACGACGGCGCCAACGCCAACGCCATACTCGGCTTAGTGCGGCCAGGCGACATGGGCTTTGACGTGGTGCATTTCAACACGCACAAAACCTTCGGCACGCCGCACGGGGGCGGCGGACCGGGAGCGGGGCCGATCGGCGTCAAAACTGAGCTGGCGCCGTTTCTGCCATCGCCGGTGGTAAAATACGAGCACGGCGAATATTCGCTGGACTATGACCGTCCTTTGTCCATCGGGCGGGTACATTCTTTCTTTGGCAACTTCGGCGTGCTTGTGCGTACTTACGCCTATATCCGGGCCATGGGCGCGGACGGGCTAAAGCAGGCGAGCGAGGACGCCGTGCTTAACGCCAATTACTGTTTAGCGCGGCTGAAGGACGCTTTTGATTCGCTTTTTGACCGTTTCTGCATGCATGAATGTGTGCTTACCGCTAAAAAACAAAAAGCCTCCGGCGTCAAAACATTGGACATCGCCAAACGGCTTTTGGATTACGGCTTTCATCCGCCCACCATTTATTTCCCTCTGATCGTTGAGGAAGCGATCATGATCGAGCCGACCGAAACGGAAAGCCGGGAAACGCTGGATGGATTCGTGGACGCCATGATCGCCATTGCCGGCGAGGCGGCCGCCTCGCCGGATTTGGTCAAAAAAGCGCCGCATACCACGGCGGCGTCGCGCCTGGATGAAGCGGCCGCCGCGCGCAAGCCGGTCGTCAGATGGACGGGGATTTAAAGATAAAATTGCCGGGCGCGGCGCGGGAGGGGCAATTTCCCCGCCGCGCCCGCCTATCGGGAGGGCATCATGGATTATGATATAGCGGTCATCGGCGGCGGCCCGGGCGGCTATGTGGCCGCCATACGCGCGGCCGGGCTGGGCGCGAAAGTCGCCTTGCTGGAAAAGGACGCGATCGGCGGCACCTGCCTGAACCGCGGCTGCATCCCGACCAAGACGCTGCTCGCCAGCGCCGGCCGGCTGCGGGAGTTGAGAAATTGCCGGGAATTTGGCCTGAAGGCGGAAAATATCGGCTTTGATTTCTCCGCCGTCATGGCGCGCAAAAATTCCGTGGTCGGCCAGTTGCGCGCCGGCACGGCCAACTTGGTGAAAGCGGCCGGCGTGGAGTTTATCAACGCGCAGGCGCGCCTTTTGCCGGGCAAGGCCATAGCGGCCAAATTCCCCGGCGGCCAAGAGACAATCAGCGCGGGCAGGATAATTGTCGCCGCCGGTTCCCAAGCTTTCCGGCCGCCAATAGAAGGCGCGGATCTATCGGGGGCAACCGGCAGCGACGAATTGCTCGACATTGAAGACGTGCCGGAAAGCCTGACGGTCATCGGCGGCGGAGTGGTGGGCATGGAATTTGCCGGTATCTTCCAGGCTTTCGGCTGCCAAGTTACGGTGGTGGAGATGCTGCCCAATATACTCGATCGCATGGACAAAGACATAATCGCCAGGCTGAGTTTGTCCTTGCGCAAGCAGGGCGTCAAGTTTTTGACGGGATCCCGGGTCAAAAGTATTGCCCGCAAAAATCCCGGGCTTTCCGTAACTGTGGAAACGCCCAAAGGCGAGCAGGAAATTCTCTGCCAGCGGGCGCTTTTTTCCGCCGGGCGGATACCCGCCGCAGACGGGTTGGGGTTGGAGGATGCGGGAGTGGCTTTCAGCCGGCAGGGCATTTCGGTCAACGAACGGCTGGAAACAAACGTGCCCGGCATTTACGCCGCAGGCGACGTAACCGGGCGCTCCATGCTGGCGCACGCCGCTGCGGCGGCCGGGGCAATCGCGGCGGAAAACGCTTGCGGCCAGCACAACGAGATGGATTTTCGCGACATCCCGTCCTGCGTATTCACCGCGCCGGAGGCCGCCGGCGTAGGCCTTACCGAGCAGGCCGCGCGGTTGGAGGGACGGGATACGCTTGTGAGCAAATTTAACTTCGCCAGCAACGGCAAAGCGGCGGCGGCCGGCGAAACTGACGGCTTCGTCAAATTGCTGGCCGACGGCAGGACGCAAGCGGTACTGGGCATGCATATCATGGGGCCGCACGCCAGCGACATCATTATGGAAGGCGCCCTGGCCATAAAGAACAACCTGACCGCCAAACAATTGGCCCATACTATTCATCCGCACCCGACCTTTTCCGAGGCGGTCATGGAATGTGCGCGCGCGATATTGGGCGAACCGATACACCAGATAAAAATAGGCCGCAAGTAGGCTTAAGGCAGCCTAAATGCACAAGGCAGCCGCTAGGCGCTTCCGGCTTTTCGGTTTTATGAAAACGGCGCCCCGGCGGATAGCCTCGGGGCGCTTAATATTGTTTCGGAAAACCGCCGTTTTAATTGCGGCGGTTTTTATAATTGAGCCATTGCGAAAAATAATTGGCGGCGCCAGCATAAACGCCCATATAGTCAAATAGCATTGAAAATATGACAGTAAATTGATAATATAAAATTGCTATGAGCTATGATAAAAAATATAGGAAACGGACAATTGAATATCTGAACGCTGGACACGAATACAGAGAAACAGCCGGAATATTTGGCATATCAACAAACACCCTTGCCAAATGGGTAAAAATGCTGGAAAAAACTGGCGTGCTTACAGACCCGCCCCCTAAACGGGCTCCAAGGAAAACAAGGCCTTTGGAATTGCAGGCATATCTAAAAGCGCATCCCAACGCGTACCAGTCCGAAATGGCCGCGCACTTTCACTGCGCACAGGCATCGGTTTCCCGTTACCTAAGAAAGGCCGGTTATACACGCAAAAAAAGACAAAGCGCTGCAAGGAGCAGATCGGGGAAAAGTCCAAGAGTACCTTCGCGAAACAGAATCAATCCCAAAGTCTCGAATTGCTTATGTTGATGAAACAGGCATTGACACATACCTGTGCCGCGAGCATTGTTGGTCGCCGAAAGGCCTTGGGGCAATAGGGCTGGTTAGCGGCAAAAAATGCCGCCGGGCGGGCATTGCAGCCGCCAAAATGGTAGGGCGCATACTTTCGCCTTTGCAATATGAAGGGACAATGGACAGCCAGTTGTTTGGGGCATGGCTTGAAAACGTGCCGATGGACGAACTTGACCAACAGTCGGCAATCGTCGTGGA comes from the Acidaminococcales bacterium genome and includes:
- the gcvPB gene encoding aminomethyl-transferring glycine dehydrogenase subunit GcvPB is translated as MKKAKELVFELSRPGRRALDLPACDVPRRPIESMLPEAFLRKEPPVLPELSQLDLVRHYTNLSQRNFGLDAGFYPLGSCTMKYNPKINEAVCRLPGFAFAHPLQDEKLSQGALEVIYAVEKYLAEIAGMDAVSSQPAAGAHGELTGIKLIKAYHRSRSDNRTKVIVPDSAHGTNPATATVCGLETVEIKSNPDGSIDLAALKAAAGRDTAALMLTNPSTLGLFESQIVEIAKIVHDAGGLLYYDGANANAILGLVRPGDMGFDVVHFNTHKTFGTPHGGGGPGAGPIGVKTELAPFLPSPVVKYEHGEYSLDYDRPLSIGRVHSFFGNFGVLVRTYAYIRAMGADGLKQASEDAVLNANYCLARLKDAFDSLFDRFCMHECVLTAKKQKASGVKTLDIAKRLLDYGFHPPTIYFPLIVEEAIMIEPTETESRETLDGFVDAMIAIAGEAAASPDLVKKAPHTTAASRLDEAAAARKPVVRWTGI
- the lpdA gene encoding dihydrolipoyl dehydrogenase, with the translated sequence MDYDIAVIGGGPGGYVAAIRAAGLGAKVALLEKDAIGGTCLNRGCIPTKTLLASAGRLRELRNCREFGLKAENIGFDFSAVMARKNSVVGQLRAGTANLVKAAGVEFINAQARLLPGKAIAAKFPGGQETISAGRIIVAAGSQAFRPPIEGADLSGATGSDELLDIEDVPESLTVIGGGVVGMEFAGIFQAFGCQVTVVEMLPNILDRMDKDIIARLSLSLRKQGVKFLTGSRVKSIARKNPGLSVTVETPKGEQEILCQRALFSAGRIPAADGLGLEDAGVAFSRQGISVNERLETNVPGIYAAGDVTGRSMLAHAAAAAGAIAAENACGQHNEMDFRDIPSCVFTAPEAAGVGLTEQAARLEGRDTLVSKFNFASNGKAAAAGETDGFVKLLADGRTQAVLGMHIMGPHASDIIMEGALAIKNNLTAKQLAHTIHPHPTFSEAVMECARAILGEPIHQIKIGRK
- a CDS encoding transposase, which gives rise to MSYDKKYRKRTIEYLNAGHEYRETAGIFGISTNTLAKWVKMLEKTGVLTDPPPKRAPRKTRPLELQAYLKAHPNAYQSEMAAHFHCAQASVSRYLRKAGYTRKKRQSAARSRSGKSPRVPSRNRINPKVSNCLC
- a CDS encoding transposase, with product MAYVDETGIDTYLCREHCWSPKGLGAIGLVSGKKCRRAGIAAAKMVGRILSPLQYEGTMDSQLFGAWLENVPMDELDQQSAIVVDKAAFHRKSKLVPLAEKHGHRPIFLPAHSPELNPIENFWAWL